A window of Nicotiana tabacum cultivar K326 chromosome 24, ASM71507v2, whole genome shotgun sequence contains these coding sequences:
- the LOC142178213 gene encoding uncharacterized protein LOC142178213: MDREHNFCVVALMEPFQKKGLIDRYKRRLNMETAYANINRQIWLFFDAVVEWELVEATEKQVTVRVFHHDLGQHMMMTFVYAKYSAMERLDLWDHLYYLASDMELPWLVGWDFNVILHEDEKIGGLPLHPPEYEDFNMLPTIEVEHLIRTGSDHAPLLMTCGVQTTNFVKPFRFLNFWTKHATFMDVVRQNWEAGFIGDPFLMFKQNIKRVEEALSKWSRETFGDIFKQLAILEDIVREYKSLHNHVNGKRKKLQLKRIKSGSGVWIEDQKQLATAAVDFYQKQFTNEGDASEFSLLNNVPSMVTMDQNLELSRLPTIQEVKAAVFELSGESASGPD, encoded by the exons ATGGATAGGGAGCATAATTTTTGTGTAGTTGCATTGATGGAGCCTTTTCAAAAGAAGGGACTCATTGATAGATATAAAAGGAGGTTGAATATGGAGACTGCTTATGCAAATATTAATAGGCAAATATGGTTGTTCTTCGATGCAGTGGTGGAATGGGAATTAGTGGAGGCTACTGAGAAACAGGTGACTGTGAGAGTGTTTCACCATGACCTGGGGCAGCACATGATGATgacatttgtttatgcaaaatattcagCAATGGAGAGGTTGGATTTGTGGGATCACTTGTATTACTTAGCAAGTGATATGGAATTACCATGGTTGGTAGGATGGGATTTCAATGTGATATTGCATGAAGATGAGAAAATAGGGGGACTTCCATTACACCCTCCTGAATATGAGGATTTT AACATGTTGCCAACTATTGAAGTTGAGCATCTAATCAGAACTGGATCAGATCATGCACCATTGTTAATGACATGTGGGGTGCAGACAACCAATTTTGTCAAGCCTTTCAGATTCTTGAACTTTTGGACAAAGCATGCTACATTTATGGATGTGGTGAGGCAGAATTGGGAAGCTGGTTTCATAGGGGATCCGTTTTTGATGTTCAAGCAGAATATCAAGAGGGTGGAGGAAGCACTCTCAAAATGGAGTAGGGAAACATTTGGTGATATCTTCAAGCAATTGGCTATTTTGGAGGACATTGTTAGG GAATACAAGTCTCTTCACAATCATGTCAATGGCAAAAGAAAGAAATTGCAACTGAAGAGGATCAAAAGTGGCAGTGGGGTATGGATTGAAGACCAAAAGCAATTGGCTACAGCTGCAGTGGACTTCTATCAAAAACAGTTCACAAATGAAGGTGATGCTTCTGAATTTTCCTTGCTCAATAATGTACCTTCAATGGTCACTATGGATCAGAATTTGGAACTTAGCAGATTGCCAACAATTCAAGAAGTAAAGGCGGCAGTTTTTGAGCTTAGTGGGGAGAGTGCTAGTGGTCCTGATTGA